AAACCTAACCCAAATTGTGGAGCATACAGACAAAGCGAAAAAATTGCTAGATATCAAGAAATTGCTAAATTTTTAATTGAAAAAGGTATGGCTTATAAGGCTTATGACAGCTCCGAAGAGCTTGAAAAACAACATGCAGAATCAGATGCAAAAGGTATAGCTTCATTTCGATATGATCCAAACTGACTAAAAATAAGCGATGAAGAAAAGAAGAGAAGAGATGAAGCCGGAGAGTATTCTATAAGAATTAGCATGCCTAAAGGTGAAGTTTATGAATGAAATGATATTGTAAGAGGACAAATTTCATTTTCATCTGATGATATAGGTGATTGAGTTATTCAAAAATCTGATGGTTATCCAACATATAATTTTGCAGTTGTTGTTGATGATCATGATATGCAAATCTCGCATGTTTTAAGAGGCGAAGAACATATTACTAACACCCCAAAGCAATTAAGCATATATAAAGCTTTAGGGTGAGAACCACCTTTATTTGGCCATCTTACTGTTATAACTAACATGGAAGGTAAAAAACTTTCTAAAAGAGACACTTCTCTTAAACAATTTATAGAAGATTACAAAAAAGAAGGTTATCACCCCCATGCTATTTTCAATTTCTTATCGCTCCTAGGATGAACAAGTGCTGATAGTGCTGAAATTATGAATCATGAAGAAATTATTCAAAAATTTGATCCTGCAAGATTAAGTAAATCTCCTTCAAAATTTGACATTCAAAAAATGCAATGATTTTCTAAACAATACTATAAAACAATGAAAAATGAAAAAATAATAGAAAAACTTAATCTCCAAAACACTGAGTGAATGAATTTATTCATTGATACATTTAAGCAAAATTCTTATACTTTAAATCAAATAATAGAAGAAAAGAAAAAATACGACTTCCCTGATCAAAATAAGCCACATTTAGATAATGAAGACCTAGAAGTTGTAAAAGTATTTTCAAATGAATTAAGAAATGTTGACTTTTCTGTTAGTGAAATAGCTAATGCGATTTCTGAAACATCCAATAAAACAGGTAAAAAAGGTAAAAAACTTTTTATGCCTATTAGGCTAGCTACAACGTATTCTGAACATGGCCCTGAACTAGCAAAATCAATTTATTTATTTGGAAAAGATTTAATTATTAAAAGATTAAACGAATGAAAATAATTTTTAAATCGCTAGTTAAGCAACCAAATGTAGAAGATACACATGTAAATATAGAAGTTCAAGCTAACTGTGAAACATTTGTTGACGATAAATTGAATGAATGAAAAATTTTTACATTCAAGGAAAGTGAAAATGACATAGCTGTAAGATTTGAAATTTCTACTAATAAATTAAGAATTTATAGAGATAACGCGTCTTTAATTTTTGAATTAGGTGTAAAAAATCATAATTCAACTATAGATACTTCAAGTAAAACATTTATTCCTATTACGACACTATTAAAATCTATAGATTTTGAAAAAAATAAAGCTAATTATGAACTTTATATACAAAATAAAGAAAGTAACTCTGAGGTGTTGATTTCCGAATGCTTTGTTGAACTTGAAATAAAAAAATAGTCCAAACAAGGGCTATTTTTTGATTGATGATTATTATTTACTTTTGTTTTCTTCTGCTCTAGCAGCTCTTCTCTTGTCACGCGCTTCTTCTAATCTTAATTTATGTACTCTTTTTGCAGCACGTAATTTGTTTTTAATTCTTGTTACTTTACGCATTATTGCTCGCTTTCATTTCTAAATTTTAAGTATTATAAATTTTAGCATAAAAAAGTTATTTTAAATCATTATTTTTATTGACTATTTTAAGTTTAAATATTCTTTTATTTCTTTAACTTTATCAAGTTTTTCTCATGTAAATTCATTATTTTTTCTCCCAAAATGACCATAACATGCTGTGTTTTGATAAATTGGTTTTCTAAGTTGTAATTTATCAATTAT
The genomic region above belongs to Mycoplasma tauri and contains:
- the gltX gene encoding glutamate--tRNA ligase — translated: MRKEIRTRYAPSPTGYLHIGGARTALFCYLFAKHFNGTFIFRLEDTDVKRNVADGERSQLENLAWLGIIPDESPYKPNPNCGAYRQSEKIARYQEIAKFLIEKGMAYKAYDSSEELEKQHAESDAKGIASFRYDPNWLKISDEEKKRRDEAGEYSIRISMPKGEVYEWNDIVRGQISFSSDDIGDWVIQKSDGYPTYNFAVVVDDHDMQISHVLRGEEHITNTPKQLSIYKALGWEPPLFGHLTVITNMEGKKLSKRDTSLKQFIEDYKKEGYHPHAIFNFLSLLGWTSADSAEIMNHEEIIQKFDPARLSKSPSKFDIQKMQWFSKQYYKTMKNEKIIEKLNLQNTEWMNLFIDTFKQNSYTLNQIIEEKKKYDFPDQNKPHLDNEDLEVVKVFSNELRNVDFSVSEIANAISETSNKTGKKGKKLFMPIRLATTYSEHGPELAKSIYLFGKDLIIKRLNEWK